Genomic segment of Vallitalea longa:
TCAATGATTATTTATATATATATTAAAGGGATCATATACATTATGGCTATAAGCTTATGTAAGATACTATTATAAATGTATTTTGATCCCCTTAATTTCTATTATTAACTTTTATAAAAAGATAATAGCAAATTATTACATCTACATCAAAAAAATATAAGTAGACACATAATTAACTCAATTATATATTGAAAAATCTAACGGTCAACATATTCTTTTTTATCAATGAAGGTAAGAAGTTGATCATAAGTAGGAAGCCCTTCAACATCACCTTTAACAAGAGTGGCCATTGCTCCTACTCCGTTAGCGTATTCTCCACATTCTTTTAGATTTTTATTTCTTAACATGCCACTCAAGAATCCTGCTGCGAATCCATCTCCTGCACCAACACTGTCTTCCATTGTTTTGACCGTATATCCATTAACAAAATGTTGCTCTTTCCTATTAGATAACATACATCCTTCTTTACCTAATTTTAATGCTACTATATCAGGTCCCATTTCATGGAAAGTTTTTATAACTTCTCTTGGGTCTTCTATACCAAGTAACATTTCAGCTTCGTCGATTCCTGGAAATAATATATCAGCCTTCTTGCACAAATCCAGTATAACAGGCTTTGCTTCTTCTTTTGACCAAAGTTTCAATCTGATATTAGGGTCAAAAGAAAATATTACACCGTTTTCTTTTGCAAAATCAACAACTCTAGTGACTGTCTCTCTTGCACTTTCTGATAGAGCAGGTGTTATTCCTGTTACATGAAGTATTTTCGCGTTTTTTATGTATTCATAATCTATGTCTTCTGGAGATAGATAACTAGCCGCTGAATTTCTTCTATAATAATATACATTGGGATTAACATGTGCAAATCTCTCTTTGAAAAGAAGTCCTGTACTTCTTTCTTCATCTTTTATGACTCTAGATATATCTACTCCTTCACCCCTAATAAAGCATTCAATGTATCTACCGAATTCATCATCACCTAATTTTGAAAACCAACCCACCTTATGTTCTAATCTTGCTAATGCAATAGCAACATTGGATTCTGCACCAGAAAGTGCCTTGGTAAAAGTATGTATGTATCTTAGTGGACCTTTTGAATCTGGATTAAATAGAACCATACTCTCACCAAATGTAATTACATCCATTTTTTTATCTACCATTATTATAGCCTCCTATTATTTAGTCAAAATCCTGCACATAATAAGTTCAATGAAAATTAATTGAATATACATTGTCAGATGTCTGATGTCTCTAAGTACATTATATTAAATTACTTAAATTAATGCAAGTATTTTGTTTATTGTATTGTATTTTTTACATTAACTTTACT
This window contains:
- a CDS encoding sugar kinase, translated to MVDKKMDVITFGESMVLFNPDSKGPLRYIHTFTKALSGAESNVAIALARLEHKVGWFSKLGDDEFGRYIECFIRGEGVDISRVIKDEERSTGLLFKERFAHVNPNVYYYRRNSAASYLSPEDIDYEYIKNAKILHVTGITPALSESARETVTRVVDFAKENGVIFSFDPNIRLKLWSKEEAKPVILDLCKKADILFPGIDEAEMLLGIEDPREVIKTFHEMGPDIVALKLGKEGCMLSNRKEQHFVNGYTVKTMEDSVGAGDGFAAGFLSGMLRNKNLKECGEYANGVGAMATLVKGDVEGLPTYDQLLTFIDKKEYVDR